TTTGTCATAAATGTTGCCATTCCTGCAGCTGTTGCCCATGAGCGCTTGGAAAAAGGAGGCTGGGACTAGTGGGGATGAACGCCATAAGTAATTTAAGAAACAAAATTGTAAAAGGTCCTTATTGGCCTGAGCCAGTAGAAATCAATTTTATAGAGGAGTCTTCTGGCTATGTCCATATAGTGGGGGTTACTTTGCAATCAAAGGTGCATGTTGATCAGTTGCTCTCGGAGGAAGAATTGTCCAGAATCACCGTTATTGACGCTAATGCTGTTTGTAATGAAGAACCGTGGAAAGTTTTTCTTGCTTTAGAAGCAACACGTTATAAATTGGCCTCTTTGTTTGACCCCCTTCTGGCCATGAATTCTTCCAAAGTTGACCCGCTACCCCACCAGATAGAAACGGTTTACGGTTATGTTTTGAAACTGCCGAGGATTCGCTTCTTGATTGCCGACGACCCGGGAGCGGGGAAAACCATTATGGCAGGCCTTATTATCAAAGAGCTCAAACTCCGCAATATAGTGCGAAGGATTCTTATCGTAGCACCCGGGCATCTTAAGGACCAGTGGAGAAGGGAATTAAAAGAGAGGTTTAATGAAAACTTTGTTCCTGTTGACCGGAACTTCATGGAAGCCTTTTATGCAGAAAATATTTGGGATCGGGAGAATCAAATAGTGACCTCTATAGATTTTGCAAAGCAGGAAGATGTAATGCGATCAATTGCCGCCTCCCATTTTGATCTGATTATTGTCGATGAAGCCCATAAAATGAGCGCGTATCGCTACGGTCAGAAGACAGAAAAAACGATTCGGTATAAGCTTGGCGAGGTTTTATCCAAGAAAACGGAACACCTGTTGTTTCTGACAGCAACCCCTCATAAAGGAGACAGCGAAAATTTTCGTTTATTTCTGGATTTGCTAGAGCCCGGGTTCTTTGCTACTGCTGACATGGTGCAGGAATCTATTCAGAACAAAGAAAATCCGCTTTTTATCCGCCATGTTAAAGAGGACTTGAAAGACTTTGAAGGCAAACCGTTATTTCTACCGAGGCACGTTATGACCAAAACATTTAACCTTGGCGTGGAATCTCCTAGGGAAAAGAAGCTTTATAACGACCTATCGGTATATGTCAATACCCAGTACAACAAGGCCATTGCCAAAGACAAGAAACGGAATGTTGCTTTTGCCCTGGTTATTCTGCAGCGCCGTTTTGCTTCCAGCGTCTTTGCGCTGTGGAAGTCTTTGGAGCGAAGAAAAAAGCGCCTGGAAGAGCTTTTGACTGCAGCAGACAACTATACATTACAAACTAAAAACATAGACTTTGAAGATGTTGAGGATATGAACGAAGAAAACCGCTGGAAGACAGAAGAGATGTGGGAGGCTTTAAGCGTTTCGGAAAATAAGGAGGAACTAAAAAAAGAAATCGAAACCCTAACTAATTTGATCCAGCAGGCAAAGGCCATCGTTCAGTCGGAAGAAGAAGCAAAGCTCCGCCAGTTAAAGTTTTCGTTGCGGGAGTTGGAAGCAAAGTATAATGACCCAAGAGATAAAAAAATCCTAATTTTTACAGAATCAAGGGACACTCTTACTTACCTTGAGGAAAAAATCAGGGAATGGGGGTATTCTGTCAACACCATTCACGGCGGCATGAAACTGGAAGAGCGGATTAACGAAGAAAAACGATTCAAAAATGAAACTCAGATAATGGTGGCCACCGAAGCTGCCGGTGAAGGTATCAATTTGCAGTTCTGCCATTTGATGATCAATTATGATATCCCGTGGAACCCGACCCGCCTCGAACAGCGCATGGGGCGTATTCACCGTTACGGCCAGCAAAAGGAAGTCTATGTGATCAACCTTGTCGCCGAGGATACCCGGGAAGGACAAGTCCTTAAACGCCTTTTTGATAAACTTGAAGAGATAAAGGAAGCCCTTGGCCATGATAAGGTGTTTGATTGTTTAGGGGAAATTCTGAATGATAAGAACCTGGCTCAGCTGCTCATGGAAGCCGCCGCAAAATCCCGCAGGCTCGATGAAATCCTTAAGGACATCGATATTACGGTAAACCCCGAATACATTGCTCGGGTTAAAGAGAATCTCGGCGAAAGTTTGGCCACCCGTTTTATTGACTACACCAGGATCAAAGAAATGGCTGAGAAGGCCCGGGAGTACAGGCTTATTCCCGAATACACGGAAAATTTCTTCAAAAAGGCTTTTTCTCGCGCTGGTGGTAAATATCGTGAACTAGGAAACGGGGTTTTTTCCATTGACAGCATTCCCTTTGATATACGTAAGATAGCTGAAGAAGAAAA
This genomic interval from Calderihabitans maritimus contains the following:
- a CDS encoding helicase-related protein; translated protein: MNAISNLRNKIVKGPYWPEPVEINFIEESSGYVHIVGVTLQSKVHVDQLLSEEELSRITVIDANAVCNEEPWKVFLALEATRYKLASLFDPLLAMNSSKVDPLPHQIETVYGYVLKLPRIRFLIADDPGAGKTIMAGLIIKELKLRNIVRRILIVAPGHLKDQWRRELKERFNENFVPVDRNFMEAFYAENIWDRENQIVTSIDFAKQEDVMRSIAASHFDLIIVDEAHKMSAYRYGQKTEKTIRYKLGEVLSKKTEHLLFLTATPHKGDSENFRLFLDLLEPGFFATADMVQESIQNKENPLFIRHVKEDLKDFEGKPLFLPRHVMTKTFNLGVESPREKKLYNDLSVYVNTQYNKAIAKDKKRNVAFALVILQRRFASSVFALWKSLERRKKRLEELLTAADNYTLQTKNIDFEDVEDMNEENRWKTEEMWEALSVSENKEELKKEIETLTNLIQQAKAIVQSEEEAKLRQLKFSLRELEAKYNDPRDKKILIFTESRDTLTYLEEKIREWGYSVNTIHGGMKLEERINEEKRFKNETQIMVATEAAGEGINLQFCHLMINYDIPWNPTRLEQRMGRIHRYGQQKEVYVINLVAEDTREGQVLKRLFDKLEEIKEALGHDKVFDCLGEILNDKNLAQLLMEAAAKSRRLDEILKDIDITVNPEYIARVKENLGESLATRFIDYTRIKEMAEKAREYRLIPEYTENFFKKAFSRAGGKYRELGNGVFSIDSIPFDIRKIAEEENFKKAYGSLLKRYPRVTFDKDIAFRNQDVEFICFGHPLFEAVMEWIQRHFGDSPLRGTTFIDPAGKYDGYLCFYEAEVKDGSNKVAGKRLFSFYVSDLGVREVSPAILWDFKEADGSLSACVDIEALRKQTFGYVVKRLEAYREELARERERQAQIKERYGIKSLEYLITKLDNELIDLYIRKENGENVDIVIYNKNERKKEYEKALADLKNEIQKERSLTLGMPRFKGVVRVIPAETIPEAMRSSEEIETIGMEIAMQYEREHGRSPEDVSSENLGFDIRSKDEKGNIRYIEVKARAGVGPVALTPNEWFKAQRLGDDYYLYTILNAGKKPELYIVRNPAKNLKPEEKLEIVRYIVSAQKIKEEADQIGK